AAATAATGTTTATCCCATTCACAGAGTGCTATAAACAACTCAACAGTACCTTTTATGTTAAGTTTATTTAGGGCTCTTATTTTGTGATATGATACTGTTTTATAATCAATTCCTTTGATAATGGCTATTTGTTTTAACGAATAAGAAACACATAACCGCAGGATATCTATCTCATCATGGGTAAGTGGTTCTTGAGTGGAATACACATTTTGTGTATGAAGATTCGAAACCAGGAAATGCGTTAAATCAGATAATGTAATATTCTTATTGATCCTGATGAAATTGTTGCTCAAAAGGGTGTTTACAGGTTCTGTATTTGGTTTGAGATTTCGATGTTGGTGCTCATCAATAACAACGAACGAATGTCCAAGATCAACCAACGCAACCAAATCGCTGTAATATTCCTTTTGCGATGCTAATAATGCATTAGTGCCTACAGTGAAGTAGACATCACTGGAAAAGACTTGCATATGCCAACCTGCACTCTAAAATCATTTAGGGTAAATATTACGTGTAAAATTTAAAATAATGGTAATTGTTATATTTGCATATCAATGAGGGAATAGGGTGAATACCTTAAATTGCAAATAAAGTTATGTATGTAGGCATTTAAAATGGTTCTCGAAAATTATAATCTTTTTATTGTGTGTCATCATAATTTGGTCATGAAATTTCCGTCTTGTTACACTACTCTAAACTAGAGCTTATGGAATTAGCGGGTGGTATTCATGGGAAATAATGATAAATTCTTATCACAAGACTTATTGGAATCTTATGCCATCCGTTTATTGAGCGGACCATTGAATGGATGCGAGTATGAAATACTTAATGGGCGTGTACTCGTTATCGTTGGTAATGATGTTTCGTTAGGAAGAAGTGATTCTTTTTCTGAGTTACCAGAGAATACGATAGTCATTCCTTATGGAGAGCTTACAGGCAGTTTTGAGGTAATAATCACTACCGACCCTGATCTGGTTGTAACAATCAGAGAATTAACAGCACAAGAACCTGAAGATAGAACGTTAACATTGAATCAGCAAATAGAAGTTTTAGGCCTCAAATTTGCTGTAAAAGGAAAAAATGAAGTTTGGCAGTATTCAATACCAGGTATTGTTGAAAATAACATTACTTCAACAAGACAACATTTCTTTAGTAGTACGCTGTTTAAATATGTAACGCTATTTTTTCTTTTTGCTATCATTTTTATAGCTTTTTATATTGTTAATGCCAGTAATGATCCGCAGCTGAGACATATCGATAAAATTCTTGTAAACAAAAATAGAAATTATGAAATTTTATATGGTAGGGATCATGTCATCTATATCAATACCAATAGTTTGGATGAAGCTGTCTGGGTCAAACAAGCACTGGAAAAAAATCAACCAGGAAAGCCAGTACGGGTGATAAATCCTGATGATGAATCGATACGAATTTTTTCATGGCTTGCTGATAATTTCCCAGATCTACAATATTTTAAATTACAGCTATTAGATGCCAGTAATCCAAGACTGACAGTGAGTAAGCAACGGAATGCTATCACACAGCAACTAATCGATAATCTTATTAAAGGATTACTGCAAACTATGCCATATGCCAGCAATATAAGTATTGCGGTATTAGATGATAATGTATTGGAAAGTCAGGCAATTGAAACATTGTCGGCAATAGGTCTTTCTTATGAAAAATATAAAACAGCTAACAATGTATATTTCAATATCATTGGTACGTTAAGCGACAGTGAATTAAATAAAATTAATAATTATGTTGACGAATATTATAAACAATGGGGTAAACAATATGTAAGATTTAATGTGAATTTGAAAAATCAGGACACAAACAATAGTTCATTTAGCTACGGAGATAACCGATTCGAGAAGTCTCAAGGTAGCAAGTGGACATTTCAGGAATAATTGAGGAGGACTTATGGCAGATTGGAATGGTTATATTATGGATATCAGCAAACAATTTGATCAGGGCGTTGATGATCTTAACCAACAAGTTGAAAAGGCGTTGGAGGATTTAGCAACCAATCCTTCCGACCCGAAATTCCTTGCCGAATATCAGAGTGCATTAGCTGAGTATACATTATATCGAAATGCGCAATCTAACGTTGTAAAAGCGTATAAAGATCTTGATTCGGCAATCATACAAAACTTCCGCTAAACTGGATAAGGATTTTATTATGTCAGTAAGCAATATGCCACCTATTGATAGAGCTGAGCAATCAACTGCTCATGAAATACAGCAAGCGAAAGTTATTGATTTAAATGACCGGGTTCTCAATCTTGATAACCCGGATGATAAAATGATCTCCGCTTTTGCTAACTATGCGGTACAAACTGAAAATTGGCAGCAAAATGCGTTACAAGCATTAAGGTCTGATAAAAAGGGGTTAACTCCTGAAAAATTATTAGTCTTGCAGGATCATGTGCTTAATTATAATGTCGAGGTTTCATTGGTGGGAACATTAGCAAGAAAAATTGTCGCTGCAGTTGAGACGTTGACTCGCTCATGAAATATATATCATTATTCTTGTTTATCCTGCTGTTGTGCGGTTGCAAGCAGCAGGAATTACTGAACCATCTTGATCAACAGCAAGCTAATGATGTCCTTGCTGTTTTACAAAGACATAATATTAATGCTGAGAAGAAGGATCAAGGCAAAACTGGATTTTCAATCTATGTAGAACCAACGGATTTTGCTTCTGCGGTGGATTGGCTAAAAATCTACAATCTCCCGGGTAAGCCTGATATTCAAATATCGCAGATGTTCCCTGCAGATGCACTCGTTTCCTCTCCACGAGCGGAAAAAGCAAGATTGTATTCTGCTATTGAACAGCGTTTAGAGCAATCTCTCAAAATTATGGATGGCATTGTTTCTTCAAGAGTACATGTTAGTTACGATGTTGATACAGGTGATAGTGGCAAAACTGCTCTACCAATTCATATTTCTGTACTTGCTGTATATGAAAAAGATATCAATCCAGAAATAAAAATAAATGACATTAAGAGATTTATTGTTAATAGCTTTGCAAGCGTACAATATGAGAATATTTCAGTCGTATTGTCAAAACGAAGAGATATTATTGAACAAGCACCAACATATGAAATTAACGAACCTGTTTTTGCTTATGATAAGACTATGCCGGTTTCTATCTTACTTGCATTAATGTCCATTGCGACTTGCTGGCTGTTATGGAAGTACAGGGCTATTCTAACTAATTTAATCAGGTTAAAAAATAAGTAGACATATGAGAACGTTATGAATCTTGCCCTAAGAAAGATTATATATGATCCAATTAGTTATATTCATCCTCAACGAGTAAGTTTGAATAATGCACGTATTAGCAATCCGGTACTTAGATCTATTACCAATGAAATGATACTCCTACAGTACAATCTTGCAGTTGAGCATTTCAGTCTGAATAGTTCACTTATTTACTACATAAACAATTGGAAATTATTTCCATTGATCTGTTTACTCAGTGGTTGTCACTTTTATCGAGAAAGGTTTGCAGAACGGGGATTTTTTTACAAGGTTCCTGATGTGCTAAGGAATTATTTATCAGCGATACCGGTGGAAATAAATGAAAAGGCACGATATAAACCTGGCATCGTTAACTATCAGAATATCATCACATGTGGTTTTTCAACGTTGTTGCCCTATGTAAGGCAACAACCGTTGGCAATGCAGCAACGATTTAATTTATTATTTCCTGATTTTGTTGACCACATACAATTGCCGTTACCACTTGCGTCTACTCTTTTGGAGAGAATTACATTTTATGCGAAAAAAAATAGAGATGAGCTTGATAAACTCTCCTGCAAATGGTGTTGTGATTAAAAGAATAATTTCTGATGGATTGAAAGAAATAGTCTCTCTAAAAGAACAGATCCTTCTTGAAACCACCGCAAAAATTCAGAGTATTGAGGAAAAGAGAGAAGAAAAAGTTATTCAAGGTTATTATGATGGGTATGCGAAAGGCATTATTGATGTGATGGATAATTTTATACCCTTGATAAGTTTGCTGAGCTCAGAATTAGAAAAAAACAGAATAAACATGATAAACGATCTGAAGAGCATATTGTTAAAATCTTCAGAGGAAGTTGAAGTTTTTATCAAACTTTTTGAAAGTTGGGTAACAAAATTACCGTCAATATCAGGCCCTTTAAATCTCTATATACCTACCAGTTTCAAAGATAAGTCTATTGAAGTAGAGTCATATTTTGTCGACAAGTCAATATGGAATGTCCATATTTCATATCATGATGACAAACGTTTTATTTTTTTTACAGATCAATTTATTGCTGAATTTACTCCGCAGGAATTTGTGGATAATTGTGAGCAATATTTAATTAGCAATCACTGTTTTTCCCCTGATAAGGTTAATGAAATCTGTGAACATGCCAGACATTATTTAGTTGAAAGAATGTGTGAAATAGATTCTTTGGCTATGAATAACTCTGATTTGACGAACCCAGAGGACTTATAGATCACTGTCTCCGGTTTAATGACTTGAATATAATCTAATTCTAATATTTTAAACGCCTAATGATTTTTCAACACTGGTCTTATTTTGCTTACACAAAAATTTTATTTTTAATTATATTTCATTATTATTTCATCAATGTATTCTTTGGATTTTGCTTATAATAATAATGGAAGAGATGATTATAAATGAATGCGTTATAGCATTTACACTCAGGATGAATATATGGGAAAGATAAAAATTGTAGTTTCAGATCAGCAGCCGTTTATGATTGATGGGATAATTGGATTTCTCGGACATTATCCCGATTTATATGAGGTTGTTGGGGGCTATAAAGATCTGAAGAAAGCTATAGCGGAGTGTAACAAATCTGCAGCCCAAATATTTATTTTAGGAGAATTTGCAGGTGGAATGATGGGGTCCGAACTCATAAAATGGGTTAAATCGCATAAAATAGATGCTCATATTATTACATTTGTAGCAAAAATGCCGTATATTGATTCAATAAAATTGCTTGAAGCCGGTGCGAAAGGATGCGTATGGAAAACCAGTCACCCGGCGAAACTAAATCGCGCTATTGATTCGATTAGTAATGGTTACACTTATTTTGATAGTGTACATATGGATTGTGAAAAAATATCTTCAAGATATTCCTCTGATAATCAACTTACAAATCGTGAGTCTGAAATACTACAACTCATAGCTGATGGAAAAACAAACAAAGAAATCGCTAATTTCTTGCAGTTAAGCAGGAAAACAGTCGAAACTCATAGACTCAATATCATGAAGAAATTAGATGTTCACAGTGGTATCGAGTTGATCAAAACAGCTTTACGTATGGGTGTTTGCACTATATAAAAAAAGAGGCTTTAGGCTCATTTTGCTAAAGCCTTACGCTTGTCTATTTCATTAAGTCTGGTATATACAACATATATTTTTTTTGCATATTGCAGCCTCTTTTTTTGGTTTTCCATTGCAAAACCCGCGTTATAAGTCCCCAGACATTGCCACGTTACCCCACAACGTGAAAAATGATTATATAAAATCTCGGTCCCTATTTTAATGTTCAGACAGGGGTTATCTAACAAATCTCGTTCATCTTTTATTATTCCACGTTTTTTTAACATGGGAATGTGCATCTGGTTTATCTGCATTAAACCATAATCAAAACTCTTTATATTGTTTTTCTTATCCCTGTTCTTGCCGATGCTATCATTTTTTAAATTACTTTCAACAAGAGCGATAGCTTTGATCAAATTTGGTTCGATTCTGAAAATTGATCCTGCTTCATTAAAGCAAGCGCTACTGGCGAAAGACATTTTTGTAATTAATATAGAAAATATGAAGATGGATAAGATTTTAACTTTGGGTAAGCGCATATATTTTTATGTGTAGGATTGAAGGAAAGGAACGAGATACTAATATAATCAGTATCTCGTTAAACATTTAAGTGGTCAATTGTCTACCATTCCAGTTCATAGTAAGGAGAGATAGGATTATCTTTCGAATACATATCATTTTGAAAAGATGCCATCCATGTTGAAACTATAAATGCTTGTATTTGATCTGTATCAGTAGCACTGGTGGTGATGTGTTTATCTAATGAAACTACTTCATCACCCGTTGCAGTTGCTATATTTAAACTTTGAGAAAAATTATTCATGTTGATTGGATTAGTCATAAAATTCCCTTTTTATTTGTCCAGGCCAATAGCCTATACACAATACTTTTTAATCTAGAGTATTTGATATATATTGCAATAAGGTAAATATCTTAGATATTTTCATCTCTGCTGTTTAAATAACTAGCTGCATACATCTAAACAATAAAATTGCGACAATAAAGATTTATCGCATACAAATTCTCGTCAGTTGCTTTAGTTTCAAAATGTTGTCAATTATAACTCGATGGCTTTCACTCGAAGTTTCTTTATAGTAGAGTTTCATGTTGCTTTTGAGCGGGTTAGGCACATACATATCTACACACTCTTTTATCACAACTGCTTTTCGTCTTCTGGGTTCGAGTTGTAGTGATTTGTCTATACAAATCCTTGCCTCTTCAATTCTTTCATTATGAAAGTTGACAAGTGCTCTATAGTAGTAGAGAGAGGCTATATCAGTTGTGTGTATCTTAGCCTGTTCAAATAAGATATGAGATACTTTTGCTTGTCCAGACAGGCCAGTTATCAGTCCCATAATAGCTAAAATTTTT
The nucleotide sequence above comes from Escherichia coli. Encoded proteins:
- a CDS encoding helix-turn-helix transcriptional regulator — protein: MQVFSSDVYFTVGTNALLASQKEYYSDLVALVDLGHSFVVIDEHQHRNLKPNTEPVNTLLSNNFIRINKNITLSDLTHFLVSNLHTQNVYSTQEPLTHDEIDILRLCVSYSLKQIAIIKGIDYKTVSYHKIRALNKLNIKGTVELFIALCEWDKHYFKLQSCIRES
- a CDS encoding PrgH/EprH family type III secretion apparatus protein; translation: MGNNDKFLSQDLLESYAIRLLSGPLNGCEYEILNGRVLVIVGNDVSLGRSDSFSELPENTIVIPYGELTGSFEVIITTDPDLVVTIRELTAQEPEDRTLTLNQQIEVLGLKFAVKGKNEVWQYSIPGIVENNITSTRQHFFSSTLFKYVTLFFLFAIIFIAFYIVNASNDPQLRHIDKILVNKNRNYEILYGRDHVIYINTNSLDEAVWVKQALEKNQPGKPVRVINPDDESIRIFSWLADNFPDLQYFKLQLLDASNPRLTVSKQRNAITQQLIDNLIKGLLQTMPYASNISIAVLDDNVLESQAIETLSAIGLSYEKYKTANNVYFNIIGTLSDSELNKINNYVDEYYKQWGKQYVRFNVNLKNQDTNNSSFSYGDNRFEKSQGSKWTFQE
- a CDS encoding type III secretion system needle complex protein, with product MADWNGYIMDISKQFDQGVDDLNQQVEKALEDLATNPSDPKFLAEYQSALAEYTLYRNAQSNVVKAYKDLDSAIIQNFR
- the sctI gene encoding type III secretion system inner rod subunit SctI, with product MSVSNMPPIDRAEQSTAHEIQQAKVIDLNDRVLNLDNPDDKMISAFANYAVQTENWQQNALQALRSDKKGLTPEKLLVLQDHVLNYNVEVSLVGTLARKIVAAVETLTRS
- a CDS encoding EscJ/YscJ/HrcJ family type III secretion inner membrane ring protein is translated as MKYISLFLFILLLCGCKQQELLNHLDQQQANDVLAVLQRHNINAEKKDQGKTGFSIYVEPTDFASAVDWLKIYNLPGKPDIQISQMFPADALVSSPRAEKARLYSAIEQRLEQSLKIMDGIVSSRVHVSYDVDTGDSGKTALPIHISVLAVYEKDINPEIKINDIKRFIVNSFASVQYENISVVLSKRRDIIEQAPTYEINEPVFAYDKTMPVSILLALMSIATCWLLWKYRAILTNLIRLKNK
- a CDS encoding type III secretion apparatus protein OrgA/MxiK, whose translation is MNLALRKIIYDPISYIHPQRVSLNNARISNPVLRSITNEMILLQYNLAVEHFSLNSSLIYYINNWKLFPLICLLSGCHFYRERFAERGFFYKVPDVLRNYLSAIPVEINEKARYKPGIVNYQNIITCGFSTLLPYVRQQPLAMQQRFNLLFPDFVDHIQLPLPLASTLLERITFYAKKNRDELDKLSCKWCCD
- a CDS encoding LuxR C-terminal-related transcriptional regulator gives rise to the protein MGKIKIVVSDQQPFMIDGIIGFLGHYPDLYEVVGGYKDLKKAIAECNKSAAQIFILGEFAGGMMGSELIKWVKSHKIDAHIITFVAKMPYIDSIKLLEAGAKGCVWKTSHPAKLNRAIDSISNGYTYFDSVHMDCEKISSRYSSDNQLTNRESEILQLIADGKTNKEIANFLQLSRKTVETHRLNIMKKLDVHSGIELIKTALRMGVCTI
- a CDS encoding lytic transglycosylase domain-containing protein yields the protein MRLPKVKILSIFIFSILITKMSFASSACFNEAGSIFRIEPNLIKAIALVESNLKNDSIGKNRDKKNNIKSFDYGLMQINQMHIPMLKKRGIIKDERDLLDNPCLNIKIGTEILYNHFSRCGVTWQCLGTYNAGFAMENQKKRLQYAKKIYVVYTRLNEIDKRKALAK